A single Lolium perenne isolate Kyuss_39 chromosome 6, Kyuss_2.0, whole genome shotgun sequence DNA region contains:
- the LOC127307155 gene encoding uncharacterized protein isoform X1 has protein sequence MQQHTLEHTLGCTVARSCDAMQLLAKQGTLCGDGLLLEENEDNSFNATLISYNKHNRLIARSWCSFISSLSQEMSARFLVPMMHSEEVVRPCGVFATVDPVACQQPRHLWLVTSCCLEHG, from the exons ATGCAGCAGCACACTTTGGAACACACTCTGGGATGCACGGTCGCCCGTTCCTGTGACGCCATG CAGCTGCTGGCCAAGCAAGGCACTTTGTGCGGTGACGGACTGCTCCTGGAAGAAAATGAGGACAATAGCTTCAATGCCACAT TAATAAGCTACAACAAACACAACAGATTGATTGCGAGGAGTTGGTGCTCCTTCATCTCCTCCCTCAGCCAGGAGATGTCAGCGAGATTTCTTGTGCCAATGATGCACAGTGAGGAGGTGGTGCGGCCTTGTGGCGTGTTTGCAACGGTCGATCCGGTGGCCTGCCAGCAGCCTCGCCATCTCTGGCTTGTTACTAG TTGCTGCTTGGAGCATGGTTGA
- the LOC127307155 gene encoding uncharacterized protein isoform X2 yields the protein MQQHTLEHTLGCTVARSCDAMLLAKQGTLCGDGLLLEENEDNSFNATLISYNKHNRLIARSWCSFISSLSQEMSARFLVPMMHSEEVVRPCGVFATVDPVACQQPRHLWLVTSCCLEHG from the exons ATGCAGCAGCACACTTTGGAACACACTCTGGGATGCACGGTCGCCCGTTCCTGTGACGCCATG CTGCTGGCCAAGCAAGGCACTTTGTGCGGTGACGGACTGCTCCTGGAAGAAAATGAGGACAATAGCTTCAATGCCACAT TAATAAGCTACAACAAACACAACAGATTGATTGCGAGGAGTTGGTGCTCCTTCATCTCCTCCCTCAGCCAGGAGATGTCAGCGAGATTTCTTGTGCCAATGATGCACAGTGAGGAGGTGGTGCGGCCTTGTGGCGTGTTTGCAACGGTCGATCCGGTGGCCTGCCAGCAGCCTCGCCATCTCTGGCTTGTTACTAG TTGCTGCTTGGAGCATGGTTGA
- the LOC127307153 gene encoding uncharacterized protein — MAQPPGKLMDAVRRPVSAASSLHQSAVNHLQPLVTLAQRNGVGRRSLLTLLASAAAIPEASESRKALLQDYVKRSKENKEKNDKERLDDFYKRNYKDYFGFMENSVREKKEEELTESEKGILAWLGFAESPPSAPPRGHLALLQLAAAPRRAWPPQHGEELPGSPPASAPPPPARPRPGAPPPPLPPRTAPPPPRPRRHALHTHAHTKAGAAPSPLLQRLGSGLSGLTRGCSGRERSAGDWGGEETWVGEERRSGDWGEWIGCVPI, encoded by the exons ATGGCTCAGCCTCCAGGTAAACTGATGGACGCAGTCAGAAGGCCAGTCTCGGCAGCTTCATCTCTTCATCAATCAGCGGTAAATCACCTCCAGCCACTGGTCACCTTGGCTCAGAGGAATGGAGTTGGCAGGAGATCCCTCCTTACTCTGCTGGCATCAGCTGCGGCCATACCCGAGGCTAGTGAATCAAGAAAGGCCCTATTGCAAG ATTATGTGAAGAGATCAAAGGAAAACAAAGAAAAGAACGACAAGGAG AGGCTGGATGACTTCTACAAGAGGAATTACAAAGATTATTTTGGTTTCATGGAAAACTCGGTTAGAGAGAAGAAAGAGGAGGAGCTCACGGAGTCGGAGAAAGGAATTCTCGCGTGGCTAGGCTTCGCGGAGAGCCCGCCATCAGCTCCACCGCGCGGTCACCTTGCGCTGCTGCAGCTCGCAGCCGCACCGCGGCGCGCCTGGCCTCCCCAGCACGGCGAGGAGCTCCCAGGGAGCCCGCCCGcttccgcgccgcctcctcccgctaGACCTCGGCCAGGAGcgcctcctcctccgcttccACCGAGGacagcaccgccgccgcctcGACCCCGCCGCCACGCCCTGCACACGCACGCCCACACCAAGGCCGGCGCCGCTCCCTCTCCGCTTCTCCAGCGCCTGGGGAGTGGCCTCTCCGGCCTCACGCGTGGCTGCAGCGGGAGAGAGAGATCGGCCGGCGATTGGGGAGGAGAAGAGACGTGGGttggggaggagaggaggagcgGGGATTGGGGGGAGTGGATTGGGTGTGTCCCGATCTAG